In a single window of the Elaeis guineensis isolate ETL-2024a chromosome 8, EG11, whole genome shotgun sequence genome:
- the LOC140859696 gene encoding tetraspanin-15-like encodes MASEAPAPKEALPSPSNPHHCTPSDKMKRILGLLAILAYFLSLPVLGFGIWLLATREYECEDLLRMPAMRIGIGIALLFLFVISNVVVYYGRRVLIPGNSILSIALVVMLTVGLSLVGTYKMEARGVPASPMWLRERVATGDIWNNIKACLYGNGICAELTYRTIQLTSYDFSMAKLSDIEAGCCKPPDICGMVYVNATYWNAAGSKDGRESRSIADPSVFPSFEDCHIWSNEFNELCYDCYSCKMGFLKAITSRWRNTGAFLIVMSVLLVAVHSVRFIIIMTAERHK; translated from the exons ATGGCCTCCGAGGCTCCTGCACCCAAAGAAGCCCTCCCCTCACCGTCGAACCCTCACCATTGCACCCCCTCCGACAAGATGAAGAGAATCCTTGGTCTCCTTGCCATCTTGGCCTACTTCCTCTCCCTCCCGGTCCTCGGCTTCGGCATCTGGCTCCTGGCCACCCGGGAGTACGAATGCGAGGATCTCCTGCGGATGCCGGCGATGCGGATAGGGATCGGGATCGCTCTACTGTTCCTGTTCGTCATCAGCAACGTGGTGGTGTACTACGGGCGACGGGTGCTGATACCCGGGAACTCGATTCTTAGCATCGCGCTGGTGGTGATGCTCACCGTGGGGCTGTCGCTGGTGGGCACGTACAAGATGGAGGCCCGCGGAGTGCCGGCGTCGCCAATGTGGCTGAGGGAGAGGGTGGCCACAGGCGATATCTGGAACAACATCAAGGCATGCCTGTATGGCAACGGGATATGCGCCGAACTGACCTACAGGACCATCCAGCTCACCTCCTACGACTTCAGCATGGCAAAGCTCTCTGACATTGAG GCTGGTTGTTGTAAACCACCGGACATCTGTGGAATGGTGTACGTCAATGCCACTTATTGGAATGCGGCTGGGAGCAAGGATGGAAGAGAAAGCAGGTCGATAGCAGATCCATCAGTGTTTCCTTCCTTTGAGGATTGCCACATATGGAGCAATGAATTTAATGAACTCTGTTACGATTGCTACTCATGCAAAATGGGATTCTTGAAGGCCATAACATCTAGATGGAGGAACACTGGTGCATTTCTCATTGTAATGTCAGTGCTACTGGTGGCAGTTCATTCGGTTCGTTTTATCATCATCATGACCGCGGAGAGGCACAAGTAG